A portion of the Acidobacteriota bacterium genome contains these proteins:
- a CDS encoding creatininase family protein yields MKHITSLIAAGLCLVAGVAAAQTPPPTTPPAAAGGRGQRPPQTPEQQAAAAARREAEQNAPRPIEALDSVWMEELTWMEVRDAIKGGKSTALILTGGVESNGPHLATGKHNFVLKVMGEAIARKLGNALVAPIVTLEPGRPDSARVAPGSVFLSQETYRAVLTDMATSLKGMGFTTVILMGDSGGNQGGMKAVAEALTVKYADGPTRFIFIPEYYDYSSVQKLVQASGIPEQITIGASQGSDGLHEEYGIDALMALYDPKTIRLEQRTKAGRATINGVSLLPLEKTLEMAKKIVELRTKLTVDAIAKALAPK; encoded by the coding sequence ATGAAACACATCACCTCTTTGATCGCGGCCGGACTCTGTCTCGTGGCCGGTGTTGCCGCTGCCCAGACTCCGCCGCCCACCACACCACCGGCCGCCGCCGGAGGCCGTGGTCAGCGGCCGCCGCAGACGCCCGAACAGCAGGCCGCCGCCGCTGCGCGCCGCGAGGCTGAGCAGAACGCGCCGCGGCCCATCGAGGCGCTCGACAGCGTCTGGATGGAAGAACTCACGTGGATGGAAGTGCGTGATGCCATCAAGGGGGGCAAGTCCACGGCACTGATCCTGACCGGCGGTGTGGAATCAAACGGTCCGCACCTGGCCACCGGCAAACATAACTTCGTCCTCAAGGTCATGGGCGAAGCCATTGCGCGCAAGTTGGGCAACGCCCTCGTCGCGCCCATCGTGACCCTCGAGCCAGGGCGGCCTGACTCGGCGAGGGTTGCGCCCGGCAGCGTGTTCCTGTCGCAAGAGACGTATCGTGCCGTGCTGACTGATATGGCCACGAGTCTCAAGGGAATGGGGTTCACCACCGTGATCCTGATGGGCGACAGCGGTGGCAATCAGGGCGGCATGAAAGCCGTGGCTGAAGCACTTACCGTCAAGTACGCCGATGGGCCGACACGCTTCATTTTCATTCCTGAGTACTACGACTATTCGTCGGTGCAGAAACTGGTGCAGGCCAGCGGCATCCCCGAGCAGATCACGATCGGTGCGAGCCAGGGTTCCGACGGCCTGCACGAGGAATACGGCATCGACGCCTTGATGGCGCTGTACGACCCGAAGACCATCCGCCTTGAGCAGCGCACCAAGGCGGGCCGGGCGACGATCAACGGCGTCAGCCTGTTGCCGCTCGAGAAGACGCTGGAGATGGCGAAGAAGATCGTCGAACTCCGAACGAAGTTGACTGTGGACGCGATCGCGAAGGCGCTGGCGCCGAAGTAA
- a CDS encoding RNB domain-containing ribonuclease has translation MSDAAHVSDRSRLRDIAIRAMRERGLDPDFSAAALAQAEQSPDTPAPGPTAPRDLRSLLWCSIDNDDSRDLDQLTVAEKAPGGQVTVRVAIADVDALVPQDSPIDRHAAVNTTSVYTPALVFPMLPPRLSTDLTSLNPGEDRHAIVVEMTIASDGAIGSPDVYRAVVRNHAKLAYRTVGAWLAGQGPLPPAAAAVPGLEALLTLQDEAARALSERRHEEGALEFDRIEANAEFEGDALREVRAEQANRAKALIENFMIAANGVTARFLDAHRVPSIRRVVRQPKRWSRIVELAAAAGGKLPAEPDAPALAAFLRKSRSAQPDRFADLSLSVIKLLGPGEYVVDRPGGDPPGHFGLAVKDYAHSTAPNRRYPDLITQRLVKAALARSSAPYSVEALDQLAAHCTQQEDAANKVERQVDKSAAALLMRSRIGQTFDAIVTGASPKGTFVRVFGPPVEGMLAHGELPGVDVGDRLTVILERVDVEKGFIDFRRA, from the coding sequence ATGAGTGATGCGGCACACGTTTCTGATCGCAGCCGGTTGCGCGACATCGCCATCCGGGCGATGCGCGAGCGGGGGCTCGACCCCGATTTTTCCGCCGCGGCCCTCGCGCAAGCCGAGCAGTCGCCCGACACGCCGGCGCCCGGGCCCACCGCCCCACGTGACCTGCGCAGCCTGCTCTGGTGCTCGATCGACAACGACGACTCGCGCGATCTCGATCAGCTCACCGTGGCCGAAAAGGCGCCGGGTGGCCAGGTCACAGTGCGGGTCGCGATTGCCGATGTGGACGCCCTGGTGCCGCAGGACTCGCCGATCGATCGCCACGCTGCCGTGAACACGACGTCGGTGTACACGCCGGCCCTTGTGTTTCCCATGTTGCCACCGCGGCTGTCCACGGACCTGACCTCACTCAATCCCGGTGAGGACCGGCACGCGATCGTCGTAGAGATGACGATCGCGTCTGACGGAGCGATTGGGTCCCCGGATGTTTATCGCGCTGTGGTCAGGAACCACGCGAAACTGGCCTACCGGACCGTGGGCGCCTGGCTGGCGGGGCAGGGCCCCCTGCCGCCCGCCGCCGCTGCGGTGCCTGGGTTGGAGGCGTTGCTGACACTGCAGGATGAGGCCGCGCGCGCACTCAGTGAACGCCGCCACGAAGAAGGGGCGCTCGAGTTCGACCGTATCGAGGCGAACGCGGAGTTCGAGGGCGATGCGCTGAGAGAGGTGCGGGCGGAGCAGGCGAATCGCGCCAAGGCGCTGATTGAGAACTTCATGATCGCGGCCAACGGCGTCACCGCGCGCTTTCTCGACGCCCACCGCGTGCCGTCCATCCGGCGCGTTGTCCGCCAGCCGAAACGCTGGAGTCGCATTGTCGAACTTGCGGCAGCGGCAGGCGGGAAGCTGCCGGCGGAGCCGGATGCGCCGGCGCTGGCGGCGTTCCTGCGCAAGAGCCGAAGCGCGCAGCCCGATCGCTTCGCGGATCTTTCGCTGAGTGTGATCAAACTGCTCGGTCCCGGCGAGTACGTCGTCGATCGACCGGGCGGGGATCCTCCGGGGCACTTCGGACTGGCCGTCAAGGACTACGCGCACTCAACGGCTCCCAATCGCCGCTATCCGGATCTCATCACTCAGCGGCTGGTCAAAGCCGCGCTCGCCCGCTCGTCGGCGCCCTATTCCGTTGAGGCCCTCGATCAGCTCGCCGCGCACTGTACGCAGCAGGAGGACGCCGCGAACAAAGTTGAACGGCAGGTGGATAAGTCTGCCGCGGCGCTGTTGATGCGTTCGCGCATCGGCCAGACGTTTGACGCGATCGTGACCGGTGCGTCACCCAAGGGCACGTTCGTCCGGGTCTTTGGGCCACCGGTGGAAGGCATGCTCGCTCATGGCGAACTGCCCGGCGTCGACGTCGGCGACCGGCTCACAGTGATCCTTGAGCGGGTCGATGTGGAGAAGGGCTTTATCGACTTCCGCCGGGCGTGA
- a CDS encoding copper homeostasis protein CutC gives MKSLFVEAAVESIGGVLAADAEGVDRIELCGLLHDGAVTPSIGLITEALAAVKTPIHVFVRPRIGDFVYDRHDVAVMMADIAAAKVAGAPGVVFGALTSGGIIDRALMVDLIAAARPMVVGFHRAFDQLIDQAAGLETLVELGVAVVLTSGGAERALDGADQLGRLVAQTAGRIDILAGGGVTAGNVREILDRSGVHQVHGKAFTGLRSAALRAR, from the coding sequence GTGAAGTCACTCTTTGTCGAAGCCGCCGTTGAGTCCATCGGCGGTGTTCTCGCCGCCGACGCCGAAGGCGTCGACCGCATTGAGCTGTGCGGCTTGCTCCACGACGGCGCGGTGACGCCATCGATCGGCCTCATCACCGAGGCGCTGGCCGCCGTCAAGACACCGATCCATGTGTTCGTTCGGCCCCGCATCGGCGATTTTGTCTACGACCGCCACGACGTGGCGGTCATGATGGCCGACATCGCCGCTGCCAAGGTCGCAGGCGCACCCGGCGTGGTGTTTGGCGCTCTGACGAGCGGCGGCATCATCGACCGCGCGCTGATGGTGGATCTCATTGCGGCCGCTCGGCCCATGGTGGTGGGGTTTCACCGCGCGTTCGATCAACTGATCGACCAGGCCGCCGGTCTCGAGACGCTTGTTGAACTGGGCGTCGCTGTCGTGTTGACCAGCGGCGGGGCAGAACGCGCGCTGGACGGCGCGGATCAGCTCGGCCGCCTCGTGGCGCAGACGGCGGGCCGCATCGACATCCTCGCCGGCGGCGGCGTCACGGCCGGCAACGTGCGGGAAATCCTGGATCGCAGCGGCGTGCATCAGGTGCACGGCAAGGCGTTCACCGGCTTGCGGTCCGCTGCGCTCAGGGCTCGATGA
- a CDS encoding VapC toxin family PIN domain ribonuclease, translating to MPTTRPALLDVNVLVALFFADHVHHDLAHDWFADHRHQGWATCPLTENGLVRVACQQPSDDVLVRPADVIAHVERFCRDKYHRAWTDAVSLADAALFAPQFIRGHQQLTDVYLLGLAKKLGGRLATFDRTIPVKAVRGATADTLQIIEP from the coding sequence GTGCCCACCACGCGCCCGGCGCTGCTCGACGTGAACGTGCTCGTCGCGCTGTTCTTCGCCGATCACGTCCACCACGACCTGGCGCACGACTGGTTTGCCGACCATCGGCATCAGGGGTGGGCCACGTGTCCACTCACCGAAAACGGGCTCGTCCGTGTGGCCTGCCAGCAGCCATCAGACGATGTGCTGGTGCGACCGGCGGATGTGATCGCTCACGTGGAGCGATTCTGCCGCGATAAATACCATCGTGCGTGGACGGATGCGGTGTCGCTCGCCGACGCGGCGCTGTTCGCGCCGCAGTTCATTCGGGGTCATCAGCAACTGACTGATGTGTATCTGCTCGGCCTCGCGAAAAAGTTGGGTGGCCGGCTCGCGACGTTTGATCGGACCATTCCCGTGAAGGCCGTCCGCGGCGCCACCGCGGATACGCTCCAGATCATCGAGCCCTGA
- a CDS encoding CopG family transcriptional regulator encodes MRTTLDLDLDVLQAAKEIALARGLSAGRVISELVRKALASPRTAKVRNGVPLLSRKAGSPPLTMAAVNRLRDE; translated from the coding sequence ATGCGAACGACACTGGATTTGGACCTGGACGTGCTGCAGGCCGCCAAGGAAATCGCGTTGGCGCGCGGGCTCTCCGCCGGCCGTGTGATCTCTGAACTGGTCCGGAAGGCGCTGGCGTCACCGAGGACAGCCAAGGTGCGAAACGGCGTGCCACTGCTCTCCCGCAAAGCAGGGTCGCCGCCACTGACCATGGCGGCCGTCAACCGGCTCCGCGACGAATAG
- a CDS encoding protein kinase, translated as MSDLPSGTRLGPYEVLSKLGAGGMGEVYKARDTRLDRTVAVKVILTTAAATAEFRDRFDREARAISALDHPHICTLYDVGHEGEVAYLVMQFIEGENLADRLARAGRPSSKPTVVATRVQSGAPAGPASGPEAAADATIASTVTTLSASRGPLPIDLALRYASQIAAALDAAHRRGIVHRDLKPGNVMLTKSGTKLLDFGLAKLATSPITGFDEGATRMSPFGAVQGGAITGQGTILGTLHYMSPEQIEGREADARSDIFSFGALLFEMLSGRRAFDPSTGTSSGPASPATVIAAIIGADAPELGELADTRTRLPIVARRALDRLLQKCLAKHPDDRWQSAADLSDELRWINEERLRAAEPDAAATGAAGVAAATAPPSRTRERTWMTATGMAVVAAIAVAAWLWPQPAPVPPPMQFALGPPDGTSFNSFPGFISLSPDGQHIAFTTGEGGDQKLWIRSVGALEARPVAAAIGATQVAWSPDSQSIVFNLSGDNGLRRVDLAGGPARSLAEAASERSAWSREGVILFTPRTAPQPLMRVSAAGGPATPATELNAAAGEVSHAWPVFLADGKRFIFLARNEDRSKSALFLASLDSLERTHLVNVHSMAELVPGYMLYHRDGTVYAHPFDETSGRLSGDPVPIVEGVQINAVNGRAASATSRTGLLVYRTGESNDQSTLTWLDRSGKIVGAIGQPGPYYSGALSPDGRRYVVPVANSTAGRDLVMIDLLRNITSAFTSAAIETSPVWTNDGESVIFSSNRKGAFDLYIKNAGGATPERPLFESPDDKHASAFTPDGKDVVFHAGPNGARRIWALPLAGDTKPYRVFPDEAESHSVARFSPDGKWLAYQAGASANVFVQPFPPTGYREQISAAGGSNPVWTDDGRQIAFHGPQGAAIIAVMIADVTPTGDKLRVSAPRQLFTKVTRTGTFGFTMDGRAERFLLVVPPSQATGASGTPLTVIANWPSLVIKK; from the coding sequence ATGAGTGATTTGCCTTCAGGAACCCGGCTCGGCCCCTACGAAGTCCTTTCCAAGCTGGGCGCAGGCGGCATGGGCGAGGTCTACAAGGCCCGCGATACGCGGCTGGACCGCACCGTGGCCGTCAAGGTCATCCTCACCACGGCGGCCGCCACCGCCGAGTTCCGCGATCGGTTCGACCGCGAGGCCCGCGCCATCTCCGCGCTGGATCACCCGCACATCTGCACGCTCTATGACGTCGGCCACGAGGGGGAAGTGGCGTACCTCGTCATGCAGTTCATCGAAGGCGAGAACCTGGCCGACCGCCTCGCGCGCGCCGGCCGGCCGTCGTCGAAGCCGACGGTTGTGGCAACAAGGGTCCAGTCCGGGGCACCCGCCGGTCCAGCCTCGGGGCCGGAGGCGGCCGCAGACGCCACGATCGCCTCAACGGTCACCACGCTCTCGGCCTCGCGCGGGCCGCTGCCCATCGATCTCGCCCTGCGCTACGCGTCCCAGATCGCCGCTGCCCTCGACGCCGCCCATCGTCGCGGCATCGTCCATCGCGACCTCAAGCCCGGCAACGTGATGCTGACCAAGTCGGGCACCAAGTTGCTGGACTTCGGCCTTGCGAAGCTGGCGACCAGTCCCATCACGGGATTCGATGAAGGCGCCACGCGGATGTCGCCGTTTGGTGCCGTGCAGGGCGGAGCCATCACCGGACAAGGCACCATCCTCGGCACGCTGCACTACATGTCGCCGGAACAGATCGAAGGCCGCGAGGCGGACGCGCGCAGCGACATTTTTTCGTTCGGCGCCTTGCTGTTCGAGATGTTATCGGGCCGGCGCGCATTCGACCCCTCGACAGGGACAAGCTCCGGGCCAGCGTCGCCCGCGACCGTCATCGCGGCCATCATCGGCGCCGACGCCCCGGAACTGGGCGAGTTGGCCGACACCAGGACCCGCCTGCCCATCGTCGCGCGCCGTGCACTCGACCGGCTGCTGCAGAAGTGCCTCGCGAAGCACCCCGACGACCGCTGGCAGTCGGCCGCGGACTTGTCGGATGAACTTCGCTGGATCAACGAAGAGCGGTTGCGCGCGGCCGAGCCGGATGCGGCGGCGACAGGCGCGGCGGGCGTTGCGGCTGCAACTGCGCCCCCATCGCGCACGCGCGAGCGCACCTGGATGACTGCTACGGGTATGGCCGTGGTCGCAGCAATCGCCGTCGCCGCCTGGCTGTGGCCGCAACCGGCGCCTGTCCCACCACCGATGCAGTTCGCGCTCGGTCCGCCGGACGGGACGTCGTTCAATAGTTTCCCCGGCTTCATTTCCCTGTCTCCGGACGGACAGCACATTGCGTTCACCACCGGCGAGGGCGGGGACCAGAAGCTGTGGATTCGATCTGTGGGCGCGCTCGAGGCTCGACCCGTGGCTGCGGCAATCGGCGCCACTCAAGTGGCGTGGTCGCCAGACTCGCAGTCGATCGTCTTCAACCTCAGCGGCGACAACGGACTCCGGCGGGTCGATCTGGCCGGTGGGCCTGCGCGGTCCCTGGCTGAGGCCGCCTCTGAGCGGTCAGCCTGGAGCCGCGAGGGTGTCATCCTCTTCACGCCACGTACGGCACCTCAGCCACTGATGCGTGTGTCTGCTGCGGGCGGCCCGGCGACACCGGCCACCGAACTCAACGCCGCGGCCGGTGAAGTCTCGCACGCGTGGCCGGTGTTCCTGGCCGACGGCAAGCGGTTCATTTTCCTCGCGCGCAACGAGGACCGATCGAAGAGCGCTTTGTTTCTGGCTTCGCTTGATTCGCTGGAACGAACGCACCTCGTCAACGTGCACTCGATGGCGGAACTGGTGCCCGGGTACATGCTGTATCACCGCGACGGCACCGTGTACGCGCATCCGTTCGACGAGACCTCGGGCCGCCTCTCGGGCGACCCCGTGCCCATCGTCGAGGGCGTCCAGATCAACGCGGTCAACGGCCGGGCCGCGTCTGCGACCTCGCGCACGGGGCTGCTCGTCTATCGCACGGGCGAGTCGAATGACCAGTCGACGCTGACCTGGCTCGACCGGTCAGGGAAAATAGTGGGGGCGATCGGCCAGCCCGGCCCCTATTACAGCGGCGCCTTGTCTCCGGATGGCCGACGCTACGTGGTGCCCGTCGCAAATTCCACTGCAGGACGCGACCTGGTGATGATCGACCTCCTTCGCAACATCACCTCGGCATTCACGTCGGCCGCCATTGAGACGTCCCCTGTGTGGACGAACGATGGCGAATCGGTGATCTTCAGTTCGAACCGAAAGGGGGCATTCGACCTCTACATCAAGAACGCCGGTGGCGCGACACCTGAGCGCCCGCTCTTCGAGTCGCCGGATGACAAGCACGCCAGCGCGTTTACGCCCGACGGGAAGGACGTCGTGTTCCACGCGGGCCCGAATGGTGCACGGCGTATCTGGGCGCTGCCCCTTGCCGGCGATACCAAGCCGTACCGCGTGTTTCCCGACGAAGCTGAGAGCCACAGTGTTGCGAGGTTCTCGCCGGATGGGAAGTGGCTGGCCTACCAGGCCGGGGCGTCGGCCAACGTGTTCGTCCAGCCGTTCCCACCAACCGGATACCGGGAGCAGATCTCCGCAGCAGGAGGCAGCAACCCGGTGTGGACAGATGACGGGCGGCAGATTGCCTTTCACGGGCCCCAAGGTGCGGCCATTATCGCGGTCATGATCGCGGACGTGACGCCGACTGGTGACAAGCTGCGCGTCAGTGCCCCGCGCCAGCTGTTCACGAAGGTCACACGCACCGGTACCTTTGGCTTCACGATGGATGGCCGCGCCGAGCGCTTCCTGCTGGTGGTGCCGCCCAGTCAGGCGACCGGCGCTTCGGGGACGCCTCTGACGGTCATTGCCAATTGGCCGTCATTGGTGATTAAGAAATGA
- a CDS encoding AbrB/MazE/SpoVT family DNA-binding domain-containing protein gives MTKTLTLRQNGGSVSATLPKEMADRLHLEAGDTLLAVETEQGILLTPYSPADARVLEAASKVAKKYRNALRELAK, from the coding sequence ATGACCAAGACACTCACGCTGCGGCAAAACGGCGGTTCGGTCTCCGCGACGCTCCCAAAAGAGATGGCCGACCGTCTGCACCTGGAAGCGGGAGACACCCTGCTGGCCGTGGAAACCGAGCAGGGCATTCTGTTGACGCCGTATTCGCCGGCCGACGCGCGGGTCCTTGAAGCCGCGAGCAAGGTCGCCAAGAAATACCGCAACGCGCTGAGGGAGCTCGCGAAGTAG
- a CDS encoding type II toxin-antitoxin system death-on-curing family toxin gives MSREPVWLSRTVVDAMHLDQLREHGGLPGVRDENALESALARPQQRRHYEPDVDLAALAAAYGYGLAMNHPYRDGNKRIAFMALSTFLLANGRPLDAAEASVVTTMLALASGALTEAQLADWIRLHI, from the coding sequence ATGAGCCGGGAGCCGGTATGGCTCTCGAGGACGGTGGTCGATGCGATGCACCTCGACCAACTGCGCGAACACGGTGGCCTGCCAGGTGTGCGCGACGAGAATGCCCTTGAATCGGCGTTGGCCCGACCGCAGCAGCGGCGACACTACGAACCAGATGTCGATCTTGCCGCACTGGCCGCCGCCTACGGGTATGGCTTGGCCATGAACCATCCCTATCGCGATGGCAACAAACGCATCGCGTTCATGGCGCTGTCGACGTTCCTGCTCGCCAATGGACGTCCGTTGGACGCGGCCGAGGCCAGTGTGGTCACCACCATGCTCGCGCTGGCATCGGGTGCACTCACCGAGGCCCAGTTGGCCGACTGGATTCGGCTGCACATCTGA
- a CDS encoding protein kinase — protein MIGRTIGSYEVVAKLGEGGMGEVYRARDTKLNRDVAIKVLPEAFALDADRLARFTREAQVLASLNHPNIAGIYGIEETTSEVGRGVSGAGPTSEVVSRALVMELVEGQDLSEMIGGLETQAALRTSGAQRTSGIPLDDALKIARQIADALEAAHEQGIIHRDLKPQNIKVRPDGTVKVLDFGLAKAMDSGTSGPQDSNNSPTLTARATQMGMIIGTAAYMAPEQARGKPVDRRADIWAFGVVLYEMLTGRRAFHGEDISITLASVLKEDVSWDSLPAGLPVPIVRLLRRCLEKDPKRRLSSIGDARIEIDDALHPSSVEATAQAAPAPPARSARLPWILAGLTSVLLLVTLGAMWMPEEQATRPPVVEFTVATESSVPALEVSPDGRMLAFINRGPNAGAGVVWIRPLAARDAYPVAGTEGATGVFWSHDSQSLGFMASGKLQRVAVSGGPAQTIAEVLMATGAAWAPDNTIVFGTGPGAGGRMYRVNAVGGVPTEIAKPDPEKNETAYLWPSMLPDGRRFIYMAQTTAAGERAVYVGSLDGGAPVRLMLSESQARYAAPGRLLFTRASTLFAQAFDPDTLALTGEAVRVADGVDVRANNGRAVFSVSTNGVLAYRSGGGVNSRSRLTWFDRAGKRLDSVADPAEHYQIRLSPDGKRVVLSLGGLASQLYGLSVLDLANGVTSKLQGTNSTVGDPVWLPDSVTLAYGATQDGRRQIYRQNIGQSAATQVFASADHPKWLDDWSADGAYMLFHLPRPSKLFAVKVSEPTKPLLILDTTETIDGAHFSPDGKWVAYQITENGTYQVWVASFPAFDQRRRVSPRDGIQPFWRGDSNELFYLTPDGKLMSARVTRDGTTGGLSFSAPAELFQSPIVAPVLGVDQYAVTKDGQRFLFIDPVTTGASPPIAVVVNWTSLAIQK, from the coding sequence ATGATCGGGCGAACGATTGGATCGTACGAGGTTGTGGCCAAACTCGGCGAAGGCGGAATGGGCGAGGTGTATCGCGCGCGCGATACCAAGCTCAATCGCGACGTGGCGATCAAGGTGCTGCCCGAGGCATTTGCGCTCGACGCCGATCGGCTCGCGCGGTTCACGCGCGAGGCGCAAGTGCTGGCGTCGCTCAATCACCCCAACATCGCGGGGATTTACGGGATAGAGGAAACGACCTCAGAGGTCGGTCGCGGTGTGAGTGGTGCCGGACCGACCTCTGAGGTCGTTTCCCGCGCGCTCGTGATGGAACTGGTCGAGGGGCAGGATCTGTCGGAGATGATCGGCGGCCTTGAGACCCAGGCCGCCCTACGAACATCCGGAGCCCAACGCACCTCCGGGATCCCGCTCGACGATGCGCTGAAGATCGCGCGGCAGATCGCCGACGCGCTGGAGGCCGCGCACGAGCAGGGCATCATCCATCGCGACCTCAAGCCGCAGAACATCAAGGTGCGCCCAGATGGAACCGTAAAGGTGCTGGACTTCGGGCTCGCGAAGGCGATGGACTCCGGGACCTCGGGACCCCAGGACTCCAACAACTCGCCCACACTGACCGCCAGGGCGACCCAGATGGGCATGATCATCGGCACCGCGGCCTACATGGCGCCCGAGCAGGCGCGCGGCAAGCCCGTCGATCGCCGCGCGGATATCTGGGCGTTCGGTGTCGTCCTGTACGAAATGCTCACGGGCCGTCGCGCGTTTCACGGCGAAGACATCTCGATCACGCTCGCGAGCGTACTGAAAGAAGACGTGAGCTGGGATTCGCTGCCCGCGGGTTTGCCCGTGCCGATCGTCCGACTGTTGCGCCGGTGTCTGGAGAAAGATCCGAAACGCCGGCTCAGTTCGATCGGCGATGCCCGCATCGAAATAGACGACGCGCTGCACCCATCGTCAGTCGAAGCGACCGCGCAGGCCGCACCCGCCCCACCGGCACGGAGCGCGCGGCTGCCTTGGATTCTGGCCGGCCTCACATCGGTGCTCCTGCTCGTGACGCTCGGTGCGATGTGGATGCCAGAAGAGCAGGCCACACGGCCGCCAGTGGTCGAGTTCACTGTGGCCACCGAATCCAGCGTGCCCGCCCTCGAGGTGTCGCCAGACGGTCGAATGCTGGCGTTCATCAACCGCGGCCCGAATGCAGGCGCTGGGGTGGTCTGGATTCGTCCCCTGGCCGCGCGCGATGCCTATCCCGTGGCCGGCACGGAAGGGGCCACCGGAGTGTTCTGGTCGCATGACAGCCAATCGCTCGGGTTCATGGCCTCGGGTAAGCTGCAGCGCGTGGCGGTGTCCGGCGGGCCGGCCCAGACGATTGCAGAAGTCCTCATGGCGACGGGTGCCGCCTGGGCGCCCGACAACACCATCGTCTTTGGCACGGGACCAGGCGCAGGCGGCCGGATGTATCGCGTGAACGCCGTCGGGGGCGTGCCCACAGAAATTGCGAAGCCGGATCCAGAGAAGAACGAGACGGCGTATTTGTGGCCGTCGATGCTGCCCGATGGACGACGGTTCATCTACATGGCGCAGACCACGGCAGCGGGCGAACGGGCCGTGTATGTCGGTTCGCTCGATGGAGGGGCCCCGGTGCGCCTCATGTTGTCGGAGTCGCAAGCACGATACGCCGCGCCAGGCAGACTCCTGTTTACGCGCGCGAGCACGTTGTTCGCACAGGCCTTTGATCCGGACACGTTGGCGTTGACGGGAGAAGCGGTCCGCGTGGCTGACGGGGTCGATGTGCGCGCCAACAATGGCCGGGCGGTCTTCTCCGTGTCCACCAACGGCGTGCTGGCCTACCGATCCGGCGGTGGTGTCAACAGCCGCTCACGATTGACCTGGTTTGACCGTGCCGGCAAGCGTCTCGATTCGGTGGCGGACCCGGCCGAGCATTACCAGATTCGGCTCTCACCGGATGGCAAACGCGTAGTGCTTTCGCTTGGAGGGTTGGCCAGTCAACTCTACGGGCTCTCGGTTCTCGACCTGGCCAATGGAGTCACCAGCAAGCTCCAGGGCACAAATTCGACAGTGGGTGATCCGGTGTGGTTGCCAGACAGTGTCACGCTGGCGTACGGCGCCACTCAAGACGGTCGACGACAGATCTATCGCCAGAACATTGGCCAGTCGGCCGCCACGCAGGTGTTCGCCTCGGCGGACCATCCGAAGTGGCTTGACGATTGGTCCGCGGACGGCGCCTACATGCTCTTCCACTTGCCGCGGCCCAGCAAGTTGTTCGCCGTGAAGGTGAGTGAGCCCACCAAGCCGCTGCTGATTCTGGACACGACCGAGACCATTGACGGTGCGCATTTTTCGCCCGACGGCAAGTGGGTGGCGTATCAGATCACTGAGAACGGCACGTATCAGGTGTGGGTGGCCTCGTTTCCGGCGTTCGATCAGCGACGCCGCGTCTCGCCACGAGATGGTATCCAGCCGTTCTGGCGTGGGGACAGCAACGAGCTGTTCTACCTGACGCCGGATGGCAAGTTGATGTCCGCCCGCGTCACGCGCGACGGCACGACCGGCGGACTGTCATTCAGCGCGCCTGCCGAGCTGTTCCAGTCGCCGATCGTCGCTCCGGTACTGGGTGTCGACCAGTACGCCGTGACGAAGGACGGACAGCGCTTCCTGTTCATCGACCCGGTCACCACCGGCGCCTCGCCCCCGATCGCGGTGGTGGTCAATTGGACGTCATTGGCGATTCAGAAATGA